The window ACAAAGGGCTGCGTGAGGCACTGGTATCCCGCTGCGAGGCTGAAGGCATTGAGCTGATCATTCCTCCGCCGGTGTACTGCACGGATAATGCTGCTATGATCGGAGCTGCGGCCTATGTGAAATGGCGTCATGACGGCAGCACACCGCTGGATATGGTTGCCGATCCGGGCTTATCGCTGGAAAAGTGGTCTGTGTCCGCCTATTGACATCATTTGAACGGGAAGAGTATAATCAACCCAATTAAACGATGTAAACGCGATGAAGGGAAGCAGTAGGGTTACTCCGGGATAAGAGAACTGCGGGGAGGTGCGACGCAGCCGAAGGAGACCTGAACTCGTCCGGGAGCGGAACGGTGGAAGCGGGATGTTCTTTCTAGAGGGACATTAAACGGCATGCTGAGTGTGCCGGACCTTTCGTACACCGTTACGGGTAACCTCCGTGAGAGGGTGGTCAAGTAAGTGAAGGCGGATGCTGAAGCAACCGTATGAACTTGCCTGACTGTTGAGTGGATATTCTGAGGGCAGCGTAATAGGGCTGAACCGGAATATCAACAAGAGTGGTACCGCGAAGGTTAACAGCCTGTCGTCTCTTGAATAGAGGCGGCAGGCTTTTTTGTGTACTTATAGGGATTACACGCAATGAACGGGAGCAGTAGATGACGAAGGTGTACAGAGAGCTGCGGGGTGGTGCGACGCAGACGCCTATGAAGCATTGAATCTCGCCCGGGAGCGGAGCGGCGGAAATACGATGTACGCCGCGACGGAGGTCTCCGTTACCAGACACTCATTCTTGCTGAACCGTGCCTTAAATGGACGCCAGGCCAAGGATGGGAAAGAGCTGGACGCAGCTTGCGGTTTGCTATGAATAGGAGCCGGATGCGTCAAAAAGAGTGGTACCGCGGAGGGGTAACCCGCCGTCTCTTTATAGAGACGGCGGGTTTTTGTGTTGTGATAAAAGCGGTTGAGATGCTGCCGGCAGCAGTGGGCGGGAACAGCAGGGGACAAGTCGACGTGTGCCCTGCGCAACATCCAGTGAACAGCGTATGCTAACTAAACTTTAGGAGGGTTTTCCATGATCATTCCAGTAAAAAAACGGATTCAAATTTTTGATACAACGCTGCGTGACGGCGAGCAGGCTCCCGGAGCGAGCCTGACGCCTGAGCAAAAGATCGTACTCGCTTATAAGCTGGCTGAGCTGGGGGTGGATGTGCTGGAGCCGGGCTTTCCGATATCGAGTCCGGGGGATTTTGCCGCTGTGGAGACGATCTCCCGCAAGGTTCAGGGCGTGGAAATCTGCGGATTTGCCCGCGCTGTCCGGGGGGATATCGATGCGGCCGTCCGGGCGACCCGGGATGCAGAGCGGCGGAGGATTCACCTGTTCATCTCCTCTTCCGACATTCACCTGCGCCACCAGCTGCGCAAAAGCCGCCCTGAGGTAGTCGCAGCCGCCCGTGAAATGACAGCCTATGCCCGGCAGTTCTGCGAGGTGGTGGAGTTCACTGCGATGGATGCGGCCCGGACGGGAATCGATGATCTGATTGAGATGGTTGAGGCAGTCATTGAAGAAGGGGCCAGTATTATCAACCTGCCGGATACCGTCGGCTATGCCTTGCCGCATGAATACGGGGAGATGTTCCGGCGGGTGCGCCTTGGCGCCAGGGGCGGAGAGAAAGTCAGCTACAGCGCCCATTGTCATAATGATCTGGGGCTTGCCGTAGCGAACAGCCTCGCAGCTATTGCCGGTGGGGCAACCCAAATCGAGGTTACAGTCAACGGCGTCGGCGAACGCACCGGGAACTGTGCGCTGGAAGAGCTGGTCATGGCCCTTGAGACCCGGGGGGACGCTCTCGGTGCGGAAACGGGGATCGTACTGGATAAGCTGTATGATACCTCGCGGATCATCAGCGGGGCGATGCATTTCCCGATTGCCTATAACAAGCCGGTCGTCGGCAGAAATGCCTTCCAGCATGAGTCCGGCATCCATCAGGATGGTTTGCTGAAGGACCGCAGCACGTACGAGATTATGGACCCTGAGCGGCTGGGAATTCCGCGCAGCATGATCATTCTGGGCAAGCATTCCGGCAGACATGCACTTAAGGACCGCGCGGCGAAGTATGGAATTGCCCTGGATGCGGCAGAGCTGGATGCACTCTACGAATCCTTCAAGGAGACGGCCGATCGCCAGAAAGCGGTCAGCGATGACGAACTGCTGCGGATGGTCAGCACGGCTACCGGACAGCAGGCCCAGGTCTACGAGCTGGGCGATGTTCAGGTGCTGGCCGGCAGCGCCCCGCGGAGGGTGGCCGCAGTGACGGTCCGCCACCTGCAGAACGGTACAGAAAAAGCGTACACCAGCACCGGCAGCGGCCCTTTGGAGGCAGTCATTGCTGCAACCAGCCAGGGAATCGCCGAGCATATCAGCTTTGCGGGACTGGAGCTGCACTCACTGGGCAGCGGGGAGAATGCCCAGGCTGAAGCTGCGGTTATGGTGGAATGGGAAGGCAGTAAGTTTAGGGGGACAGCGATCCATCAGGATATTGTAATGGCAGCAGGGATAGCTTATATTGCCGCTTGCAATGCGGCACTGCTCTCCGCCCAGGTAGAGCAGGTCCGGGAGGCAGCTTTTCCGGTAGTGGAATAGATAGGGGTTACAGACCTTCATCTTGGTGCATGCGCGCCGGGAAGAGGGTCTGTTTTTACGTTGGGCCGGGCATCTGTACGGCTTCTTTTAATAATTTGTAGGATGGAATTTTAGCATATGCGGCTTTTGTCAAGATGTGGACAACGTTATCCACATATTCTGCCTTAGTTGTGTAAAAACCGTGTAAAATCAGCAATAACGCCTATTTTCTGAACCGTAGAAATGTGAAGTTATCCTGTGTGAGGTTTTTGTGGAAATTGTGGATAATGTGGATAATTCGGTGGATAAAAAGTCCTTGACAAACAAAATAGCGATTTATCGCGTAAAAAAAGGCCCCGGGGGGCTTTTTTTACGGAGAGTTATACACGAAAACTGTGGATGGGGTTGTGGATAAGTTTTTATGAACAAATCGGTAACAGTTTAAAAATATTTATTTAACCTGATTACATTATTCGTCAGCCAGCTGCTCCCATTCGTCAAACCGTTCGCTAAGCTGCGTTTTTTTGTCCTTGAGGTCATTCTCATGCTCCTGAAGCGCCATGTAATCCTGATAAACCTCCGGTTTGGTCATTTCATGCTCAATTCCGGCGATCTCTTCCTCCAGGCGGGCAATGGTTTCTTCCAGCTCTGAAATCCGCCGCTGCCGGTTCCGTTCCTCCCGTTTGGCCGCTTTATCCGCTTCATAGGAGGAGGCACTGCCTTTGTCTGCCGCGGCATCAAGATCGGCATTGCGCGAGGCTTTGGCCGCCGTAAGTTCGGCTTCCTCCAGGGCGATGGCCTCCAGCTCTTTTTTCTTCTCAACATAATCATCATAGTTGCCAAGATACTGGTCGATGCCGCCGGGATGCAGCTCCAATACGCGCTCAGCCATTTTGTTGAGGAAATAACGGTCATGGGAGATGAATAACAGGGTGCCTTCAAAATCGATCAGGGCGGACTCCAGCACCTCGCGGCTGACCAAATCCAAATGGTTGGTAGGCTCATCGAGAATGAGCATGTTTGCGCCGCGCAGCATCAGCTTTGATAGTGCCACGCGTGCTTTTTCACCGCCGCTGAGCGCTGCGACCCGCTTCAGGACATCCTCCCCGCTGAACAGGAAGTTGCCGAGAATGGTACGGATCCGGGCCTCTTCAAGCATCGGATATTCGCTCCACAGCTCCTCTAGAACCGTATTGCGCGGGTTGAGCCTTGTCTGTTCCTGATCGTAATAAGCGATCTTTACTTTGGCTCCCCAGTTTACGGTTCCGGCGGATGGCTCCCGGGTACCGGTCATGCATTGCAGCAGCGTTGATTTGCCGATCCCGTTCGGGCCGATCAGTGCTGCTGTTTCGCCGCGCCGCAGTTCAAAGGACGCGTTACGGAAGAGTGGCGCTGCTTCTTCGCTGAAGGATACGGCAACGTCACGTACCTGCAGCACCTCTTTACCGGACATGAAGTCAGGCTCGAAGGAGAAGCTGGCTTTCTTCAGGTCACCGAGCGGCTTGTCGATACGGTCCATTTTTTCCAGCGCTTTGCGCCGGCTCTGGGCACGTTTGGTTGTAGAAGCACGCACGATGTTACGCTGCACGAAATCCTCCATCCGGGAGATCTCGTCCTGCTGCTTCTCGTACTGCTTCATGCGGATCTCATATTCCGCAGCCTTCAGCTCCATATAACGGCTATAGTTTCCTGTATACCGCCGGGACTGATGCCGCTCAATTTCAACGATCGTGGTAACCAGCCTGTCGAGGAAATACCGGTCATGGGAGACGACCAGAATTCCGCCGGCATAGCTGCGCAAATAATCCTCCAGCCACGTCAGCGTCTCAATGTCCAGGTGGTTCGTAGGCTCATCGAGCATGAGCAGATCCGGGGCCTGAAGCAGGATGCGGGCCAGCGCGAGCCGTGTCTTCTGTCCTCCGCTTAAGGTGGCAATCGGCGTATCCGGTGCGAATTCTCCGAAACCCATCCCGTGCAGCACGCTGCGGATGCGTGTGTTCATCTCATAACCGCCGTGGTCTTTGAACCAGTCCGACCGTTTGGCGTACCGTTCCAGCAGATCTTCATACCGTTTCGGGTCATCGGCAAGCTTAGGATCAGCGATGCTCGCCTCCATCTGCCGCAGCTCGGCTTCCGCCTCGATCAGCGGAGCGAATACAGCGAGCATCTCTTCCTGTATCGTTTTGTCCGACTGCAGTCCGCTGTTCTGGGCTAGATAGCCGATAGTTGTTTCTTTGGATTTATGAATTTGCCCGCTGTCAAAGGACATCTCACCCGCGAGGATCTGCAGGAAGGTGGATTTGCCGGCGCCGTTAACGCCTACCAGTCCAACCCGCTCCTTCTCATTCACCTGCAGGCTGATGCCGTCCAGCACGCTTTGTATACCATATGATTTCGAAATTCCTGTCGCTTGAAGAAGCATACTGATGAGACCTCCGCCCTTGCATATTTCGCCTTGGCGCTGACGCCCGGCCGTGTAACTTGCTTATTCTATAGTTTACATGAAAAGCGCCAGCGGCGCGAGGGGGCAGGAACTTTGCTGCAGGGTGCGGAAAGCCGGGAGAATTGAGGAGCTCGGCGTGTTTTTTGACAGCAGGATAAGAGGAGAACATCTTGAATGATTCGCATAACAGAGCAAATGATACAACCTTGGCGAACCGGGGAGAAGAGTGGTAAACTGAGTTTACAAACTATGATAAGCTAGTCCTATGAACAGGAGGAGGCGGCTGCAGATGACAGGCCAGAGCGCCTTGCTCGCCGAATTAAAGCGGGAACTGCGCGCGGAGAGAGCCGCCGTCCGCGACAAGCTGCCGGCAGACCAGAGAGAGGCATTGTCCACTCTGGTCTGCGGTTATGCAGCGGAGTGGCTTGCACGGGAAGGTGCAGAGAAGCTGCTTGCCTACGTGCCGTTCCGTTCGGAGCTGGACACGCGCCCGCTGATCGACGGCGCCTGGGCAGCGGGCCGTAAGGTGCTGCTGCCCCGTGTGATCCAATCCACAGGAAAGATGAGCCTGCATCCGGTAAACTCATGGAAAGAGCTTGCCGCTGGAGCCTACGGTATCCAGGAGCCTATTTCCGCCCCGGCTTGTGAACCCGGCGGGCAGTGCCGTCCGGATGCTGTGTTCGTGCCCGGACTGGCTTTTGACCGCCGCGGCGGAAGGCTCGGTTACGGACGCGGCTATTATGACCGTCTGCGGGCAGCCTGGGAAGCGGAGCTTCCGGCATCCGCAGGAGCTCCGCTGTGGATCGGCCTGGCATTCGGTCAGCAGCTGGTACCGGAGGTACCCATGGATTACCATGATGCCTATATGGACATGTTGATTACAGAAGACGGGATCATGGATTTCCGGAAGGAGAAACAGCATGGAACTAAGCCATTTTAATGAGCAGGGCCGGGCACGCATGGTGGATGTCAGCGACAAGGAGATCACCAAGCGGTCGGCCGCTGCGAGAAGCAAGGTAAAGATGGACCCCGGGACGCTTGATGCCATCAAGGCCGGCAGGATCGGTAAAGGGGATGTACTGGCTGTCGCGCAGGTCGCTGGAATCATGGCCGCCAAAAAAACAGCCGACTGGATCCCGATGTGCCATCCGCTGCCGCTGACCGGCATTGATATCCGCTTCTCGGATAACAGCAAAGATGAACTTTATATAGAAGCAACTGTCAAGACAACCGGGATGACCGGTGTGGAGATGGAGGCGCTGACGGCCGTTTCTGCGGCAGCGCTGACAGTGTACGACATGTGCAAGGCGCTGCAGAAGGACATGATTATCGGACCGACGATGCTGGTGTCAAAGAGCGGCGGGAAAAACGGGGATTATGCGCTGGAGGTTTAAACACAGCACGTATAGCGCGAGAAGGCTGCAGTCTGCAGCCGTCCATACATAGTACATAGAGAGGGAGGGACAACCTATGGCGTGGAAAACAGCAATCCTGACGGCCAGCGATAAAGGGTCCAGGGGCGAACGGGAAGACACTAGCGCCCAGGTTATTCGGGAGCTGGTAGAAGAAGAGCTTGGCGGCGAGATCATTGAGGTCAGGATCGTGCCGGACGAGCAGGATGAGATTATTGCCGCATTGATTGAGCTTACGGATTATTTCAAGGCCGATCTGGTGCTGACTACAGGAGGTACCGATCTGGCAATCCGTGATGTTACACCGGAAGCCACCCGGCGTGTGATCGAACGGGAGGTGCCGGGCCTTTCGGAAGCGATGCGGAGTACAGTAATGCAAAAGAACCGCGCGGTGATGCTTTTCCGCGGCATTTGCGGAATCCGCGGAAGAACGCTGATTGTCAATCTGCCGGGAACTCCGAAAGGTGTGCATGAGAATCTCGCAGCGATTATGGATCAGCTGCCGGAAGCACTGCTGATGGTCACCGGCCAGTATCGTCAATAACCTCTGCCGGACGCTGTCTGTGTCCCATCCAATCTGCTGAAAAGCCGGTTGGATGTGTGACAAAAGTTATGGTATTATTAAATTAGTGTTTAAGATATCATGAACGGACAGAGTAACGAGGAGGAATAACAAATGCTGAATGGTATTGGTGCTCCCGGAATTATATTACTGGTTATCCTGGCGCTGCTGCTCTTTGGTCCGAACAAGCTTCCTGAGCTTGGGCGTGCAGTCGGACGCACCTTCCGTGAGTTCAAGGACGGGGCACGTGAGATTATCAGCGAGCCGGAACCGGCAAAGCGCAGTGAAGCGCCTGTTCCGCTGGCCCCGCAGAAATTAGCTGCAGAACTTCCGCAGGACCGGCGTCTTCCGGAATAATACGAATTATCTACGCGGGGGCGTTCCTCTCAGGTCTGGTTAAGACTGGGCGGCGCCCCCTTTTTTTTACGGGGAATTCTACATAAGTCATTTGGGTGGTGCCATATCATGTCTCTGGAAGCGGAAGAAATGTCAGTGGTTGATCATCTTACCGAACTGCGCAGACGGATTATCTATGTGCTGATTGTGTTTGTAGCCGGTCTTATCGGCGGACTGTTCGTCGCCAAACCGATTTATCTGTACCTGATTCACGCCGATCAGGCTGAGGGCTTTGTTCTGCATGCATTCTCCTTCTGGGACGGTATCGGCATGTATATGAAGATTGCCATGGCGGTCTCGCTGGCGGTCTCACTGCCGTTCATTGTCTATCAACTGTGGGCGTTCATCAGTCCCGGGCTGCGGCCTCTGGAGCGTAGTGCGGCACTACGGTATGTGCCCTATGTGTTCGTGCTGTTTATACTTGGTATAGCATTTGCCTATTACATTGTGTTTCCTATGGCGCTGTCATTCACGATCTCTATTACCCGCAGCATGGGGCTTGCGGAGACGTACGGGATTGCCGAATATTTCAGCTTCATGTTCAGCCTGTGCATTCCGCTGGCCTTGCTGTTTGAGCTGCCGCTGATTGTCATGTTCTTGACAAAGCTGAGAATTCTCAACCCGCTGCGCCTGCGCCGGATGCGGCGGTATGCCTATTTCGCGCTTGTCTTTATTGCCGTAGTGATTACGCCGCCTGATTTCATCTCGGACTTTCTTGTAACCCTTCCGCTGATCGTGCTCTATGAGTTCAGCGTATTTCTCTCAGCCTTTGTCTACCGCAAGCAGCTGGCGGAGGATGCCGGACGGGAAGCGCGTTATGTTAAACAAGAGGAGCTCTGACATTGAACCTCCGGCTTCGAATCTTGAGTTTTGAAGCCGGGACGGGCATACTTTGCCTTTCGGTGGATAGAATGTAAGAGAGTGTGTGCCGGACAACCCTGCAAACCATATTTTTCCGTAAAACAATGCGATTTTACGTAAAAGGACTTGAAATCCGTCTTCAAGTTGAGTATCATAAAAATTGTTGTTAGCACTAAAGATGGTTGAGTGCTAACGGAGCTGAACAATATGGGATTAGCCGGCAGAGGCCGCGCCAAGACGATATTTTCACAAGCAGCCGTATGAATCCTTATTGATTCTCCGGCATCCCAATCTATGTTCTCAAGGTAAATAACATAATTTCAAAGGAGGCTATTTTTCATGATCAAACCACTAGGTGAACGCGTATTGGTAGAACCAAGCGAGCAACAGGAAACCACTTCTTTCGGTATCGTGCTTCCGGACTCTTCCAAAGAGAAGCCGCAGGAAGGCAAAATTATCGCAGTCGGCAGCGGAGCTCTTAAAGACGGAGTGCGTGTACCGCTGGAAGTTAAAGAAGGCGACCGCGTGATCTTCTCGAAATATGCCGGAACCGAAATCAAATACGAAGGCAAAGAATATCTGATTATGAAGGAAAGCGACATTCACGCGATTCTTGACTAAGAAGAACGTTTATAAGTTTAGCCGTAACCATACTTAAGCTTCAACGCACGTAACACAAACCAGGTTTACGCTTTCGAAGTAAGTTTGTTCGAAGTGTAGCCATGAAGTAACGCTCACAAACTTTTAGGAGGTTAACACTAATGGCAAAAGAAATTAAATTCAGTGAAGACGCCCGCCGCTCGATGCTTCGCGGGGTTGATGCTTTGGCAAATGCAGTAAAAGTTACACTGGGTCCTAAAGGCCGCAACGTGGTGCTCGAGAAGAAATTCGGCAGCCCGCTGATCACTAACGACGGTGTTACCATCGCGAAAGAAATCGAACTCGAAGATGCATTCGAGAACATGGGCGCACAGCTCGTTAAAGAAGTAGCTACTAAGACCAACGATGTAGCCGGTGACGGTACTACAACTGCAACGGTTCTGGCACAGGCTATGATCCGCGAAGGTCTGAAGAACGTAACTGCAGGCGCTAACCCTATGGTGATCCGCAAAGGGATCGACAAAGCGGTTAAAGCGGCTGTTGCTGAACTGCAGAAGATTGCTAAGCCAATCGAAGATTCCCAGGCTATCGCTCAAGTAGCAGCTATCTCCGCTGCTGATGATGAAGTGGGACAACTGATTGCAGAAGCTATGGAAAAAGTCGGAAAAGACGGTGTTATCACTGTTGAAGAATCCCGCGGATTCCTGACTGAGCTTGAAGTGGTTGAAGGTATGCAGTTTGACCGCGGCTACATTTCCCCGTACATGATTACTGACACGGACAAAATGGAAGCTGTTCTGGACAACCCGTACATCCTGATCACTGACAAGAAGATCAGCAGCACGCAGGAAATTCTTCCGCTGCTTGAGAAGATTGTACAGCAGGCCCGTCCGCTCGTAATCATCGCTGAAGATATCGAAGGCGAAGCGCAAGCTATGCTGATCGTGAACAAACTGCGCGGAACCTTCAACGCTGTTGCTGTTAAAGCCCCTGGCTTTGGCGACCGCCGTGAAGCAATGCTGCAGGACATCGCTGCTCTGACAGGCGGCCAGGTGATCACTGAGAAGCTGGGTCTTGACCTGAAGAGCACTTCCATCGAACAACTGGGTAACGCCCGCCAAGTGCGCGTAACCAAAGAAAACACTACCATCGTAGACGGCAGCGGCGACAAAGCGGACATCAATGCACGTGTAAGCCAAATCCGTTCCCAGCTGGAAGAAACCACTTCCGAGTTCGACAAAGAAAAACTGCAGGAGCGTCTGGCTAAACTGGCTGGCGGCGTAGCCGTTGTCAAAGTCGGCGCAGCAACTGAAACAGAACTGAAAGAGCGCAAACTGCGCATCGAAGACGCCCTGAACGCAACCCGCGCTGCGGTTGAAGAAGGTATCGTATCCGGTGGGGGTACAGCTCTTGTGAACGTATATAACGCTGTAGCGGCTGTTGATGTAACCGGCGACGAAAGAACTGGTGTCAACATCGTGCTGCGCGCTCTGGAAGAGCCAATCCGCACGATTGCTGCGAATGCTGGTGAAGAAGGTTCCGTTATCGTGGACCGCTTGAAGAAAGAAACTGTTGGTGTAGGTTACAACGCAGCTACCGGCGAATGGGTGAACATGTTCGAAGCCGGAATCGTTGACCCTGCGAAGGTAACTCGCTCCGCGCTGCAGAATGCTGCATCCGTAGCAGCTATGTTCCTGACCACTGAAGCAGTGATCGCTGACAAGCCAGAGCCTGAAAAAGGCGGCGGCATGCCAGACATGGGCGGCATGGGCGGTATGGGCGGCATGATGTAATAAGGGCTAAAAACCCTTATGCATCAAGGGTTTCCTTGATAGGAAACCTGCTTTGACCACATATTGTTAAATAAAGAGGCCTTTCGTTTAACTACGAAAGGTCTCTTTATTTTTTCTAGGTATTTCAAATGCGCTTGATGATTATAAAGGGGGGGATACTTCAATCTAATACTTGATCTAAAAGAGGTTTTACTAAACGGCGAACTTCGTCTGTTGACGTGGTATCCATTAATTGGTTTCTTAGTTCGTCTGCACCTCTAAATCCACGAGTATAGATTTTGAAAAAGCGAAGAAGTGGTTTAAATGAACGCGGCAGGGTTTCTGTTGAATATTTATCGTGCAGATCCAACTGTAAAAGAAGTAAATTGAGAAAATCTTTCGCTCTATGTTCTTTGGGTTCTTTTTCAAAAGCAAATGGATTGGTGAAAATACCGCGGCCAATCATTATACCATCAACGCCGTGTTGTTCAACTATTTTTAATCCTGTTGCGCGGTCCGGAATATCTCCATTAATGGTTAACAACGTATTTGGAGCAATTTCATCGCGCAATTTTTTTATTTCAGGAATTAGTTCCCAGTGTGCAGGTACTCTACTCTTCTCTTTTTTTGTACGAAGGTGAATGGAAAGATTCGCAATATCTTGTTTCAATATATGTCCTAACCAATCGCGCCACTCGTCAATTTTAGAGTACCCCAATCTTGTTTTCACACTAACCGGCAATCCACCAGCTTTTGCTGCTTGAATAATTTCTGCTGCAACTTGAGGATGGCGTATTAATCCAGCCCCTTTTCCGCTGGATGCGGCGTTTTGTGCCGGGCATCCCATGTTTATATCGATACCACGAAAACCAAGTTTTTTCATATCCATACTCATCTGTTCAAAAAGTGCAGGTTTATTGCCCCAAATATGAGCGACAATCGGTTGCTCATCAGCTGTGAACATTAAGCGGCCACCTACATTTTCTTTTCCAACAGGGTGACAATAATTTTCTGTACTTGTGAATTCCGTGAAAAATACGTCAGGTGTTGCAGCTTCTCTAATGACCTGACGAAATACAATATCTGTGACATCTTCCATTGGAGCTAATATAAAAAACGGTTTCGGTAAATCCATCCAAAAATTCGGTTCCATGTTATCTTCTCCTGTTGCAACATATAAAAACGATTTAATCTATAGCAAAGTCTTTGATCCATCATACATAGTATCATTATTTTTCGTTTGATGCACAGAATCAATAGTGAGGGCGTGTAGCATCATTCTAACAAAATACTGAATTACCCAATCCATAGGTTTGCAAAATGAATAGAGTATAGCAGATGTTCTTCCGTCAGCAGCTATGGATTTGTTCACAAATGGGGTGATATTGATGGATTTGAATGCATTGACTGGCTTGTTCAATAACAACGACGGCTCAGTCGTGCTTAATGTCCTTTTATCCATCGCTTTAGTCTGGAGCATCCGGCAGATCGCGAATAAAGAAAAGGTCATACAGAATTATCAGAAACGTGATGAGGAGAACGAGAAGCAGCTCAATCAATACAACCGTTCACTCGTCAAGCTGCTTATTGAAAGAGAAGACAAGGCAAGAGAGACCAAGGTAAGAGAGAGCGCTGATAAAATTAATAGTGGGGAGGTCGTCGACAAGTGAAGCTCCTCGATATTTTCAGGAAAAATGAGATCAAGCCCAGTCGTGTGAAGAAAGAAATTGAGAAGTTAGGTAAAATCCAGGCAGCCTATGAAATGAATGATATCGAAAGCTTGGTGGACCTGCATCAATCCGGCCTGGGCAAGAGGGGAGACGATTTGCATGGGAATTATTGATTTGACACTTGTCGCGCTGGAGTTAACCGCCTTTATAGTGTTTACGGCATATGTGGTGCGGTACAGCCGCTATTTTATCGGTAACGGGCCGAAACGCACGTATAATCTCTATCTCCGCAGTGTGTGGATCACTTACTCCACCGTGGCTTTGCTCTGTCTTAACCTGTTATGGGGCCGCATTAATATTGTTTTTGGCTACAACGTAGACAGCATATCAAATACACTCAGAGAGTTTGTAATGATCCTTACCCTGATTCTGCTTGTGTTTGCCGGACTAATGCACAAGGAATTGTGGGACAGCAATCATAAGGACAGATAAACCAACAGAGCGGCCATAAATTTTAATGCTGAACATTATGAAGTATCCGGAAAAACGTGTAAAATGAAAGGAATGATGATGCAGCTTGGGGGACGGGCTTAGATGTATAGAGTGGGGATTGTCGGGCCGGCAGGTTCGGTCGAACGGATAGTCAGCTTGGCACAAATATTGAAACAGGAAATAGAATTCGTATCTTTCGTTTACGGGGAGCCTAGGGAGACGGAGCAGATTATCCGGCAGCATGACCGTGAGGTGGATTCATGGCTTTGCTCCGGTCCGATCCCTTATGCTTTTGCGCTGACAGCACTGGGTTCGGCTGAACGGATTGAGTATATTTGGGTGACGGAATCCGCCTTTTATAAAAGCCTGTTGGATCTGGCTTATACGCAGGGCCGGCTGGTTAAACGGATCAGCATCGATATGCCGGATAATGAGGGGCTTGTAGACAGTGCGCTGAAGCAGATTGAAAATGCGGGGCTGGAACTGCATACGAAGACTTACGAGCTTGATGCGGATACGGAAGAGTTGCTGAGCTTTCATCTCACGCTATGGCAGGAGGGCAGGACAGAAGGGGCGATCACTTGCTTTCCGAGTGTTGCAGCAGCGCTAAAGGCGGCAGGGGTTCAGGCTTTTACCGTCTCACCCAGCAGTCTGGAAATTATCCAGTCGCTCCGGCTTTTTGCAGAGAAAGTCAGAACCTCCTACTTCAAGGATACACAGATTGGTGTTGAAATCATTGAAGTGGAGAATTTCGACCGTGTTGCGCAAAAGCTGAATACTTCCTA of the Paenibacillus pedocola genome contains:
- the groES gene encoding co-chaperone GroES, whose product is MIKPLGERVLVEPSEQQETTSFGIVLPDSSKEKPQEGKIIAVGSGALKDGVRVPLEVKEGDRVIFSKYAGTEIKYEGKEYLIMKESDIHAILD
- the groL gene encoding chaperonin GroEL (60 kDa chaperone family; promotes refolding of misfolded polypeptides especially under stressful conditions; forms two stacked rings of heptamers to form a barrel-shaped 14mer; ends can be capped by GroES; misfolded proteins enter the barrel where they are refolded when GroES binds), with the translated sequence MAKEIKFSEDARRSMLRGVDALANAVKVTLGPKGRNVVLEKKFGSPLITNDGVTIAKEIELEDAFENMGAQLVKEVATKTNDVAGDGTTTATVLAQAMIREGLKNVTAGANPMVIRKGIDKAVKAAVAELQKIAKPIEDSQAIAQVAAISAADDEVGQLIAEAMEKVGKDGVITVEESRGFLTELEVVEGMQFDRGYISPYMITDTDKMEAVLDNPYILITDKKISSTQEILPLLEKIVQQARPLVIIAEDIEGEAQAMLIVNKLRGTFNAVAVKAPGFGDRREAMLQDIAALTGGQVITEKLGLDLKSTSIEQLGNARQVRVTKENTTIVDGSGDKADINARVSQIRSQLEETTSEFDKEKLQERLAKLAGGVAVVKVGAATETELKERKLRIEDALNATRAAVEEGIVSGGGTALVNVYNAVAAVDVTGDERTGVNIVLRALEEPIRTIAANAGEEGSVIVDRLKKETVGVGYNAATGEWVNMFEAGIVDPAKVTRSALQNAASVAAMFLTTEAVIADKPEPEKGGGMPDMGGMGGMGGMM
- a CDS encoding tRNA dihydrouridine synthase, whose amino-acid sequence is MEPNFWMDLPKPFFILAPMEDVTDIVFRQVIREAATPDVFFTEFTSTENYCHPVGKENVGGRLMFTADEQPIVAHIWGNKPALFEQMSMDMKKLGFRGIDINMGCPAQNAASSGKGAGLIRHPQVAAEIIQAAKAGGLPVSVKTRLGYSKIDEWRDWLGHILKQDIANLSIHLRTKKEKSRVPAHWELIPEIKKLRDEIAPNTLLTINGDIPDRATGLKIVEQHGVDGIMIGRGIFTNPFAFEKEPKEHRAKDFLNLLLLQLDLHDKYSTETLPRSFKPLLRFFKIYTRGFRGADELRNQLMDTTSTDEVRRLVKPLLDQVLD